In Akkermansia muciniphila, the DNA window ATGAAAGCATGGGCCTCCTGCGCTTCCTTGGAGGTGGCGGTCAGGCCCGTGCCGATGGCCCAGACGGGTTCATAGGCGATGACCAGGTTGGCCACTTCTTCCGGGGTGAGGTCCTTGAGGCCGCCCTTGATCTGGATTTCCAGCACGGGTTCCAGAATGCCGCCCAGGCGTTCGTCCTTCGTTTCACCGATGCAGAAGATCGGGGTGATGCCGGCGGCGATGGCCTTCTTGATCTTGGCGTTGATGATGGCGTCCGTTTCACCGAAGTACTGGCGGCGTTCGCTGTGGCCGAGCACGACGTATTTGAGGCCCAGTTCATTCAGCATGCTGGTGGAGATTTCACCAGTGTAGGCTCCGTTGTCATGCTGGGAGACGTTCTGGGCGCCTACGGCGGCG includes these proteins:
- the tpiA gene encoding triose-phosphate isomerase, which gives rise to MSRKPIIAANWKMNIGPAEGAQFIESFKNLVKGKDVACDTVIIPPFTTIPSVLNALNGCSCAAVGAQNVSQHDNGAYTGEISTSMLNELGLKYVVLGHSERRQYFGETDAIINAKIKKAIAAGITPIFCIGETKDERLGGILEPVLEIQIKGGLKDLTPEEVANLVIAYEPVWAIGTGLTATSKEAQEAHAFIRKVISDVFGADTAAKVRIQYGGSVKPENVVELMAQPDIDGALVGGASLKPDSFAALVTSAK